A window of Desulfovibrio legallii contains these coding sequences:
- a CDS encoding phosphomannomutase, producing MNIDLSCFKAYDIRGRVPDALNAPLARALGRAVAEVLNARRVVLGRDARLSGPLLRDALAAGLREAGAQATDLGLCGTEEIYYAAANHPYDAGVMITGSHNPADENGFKIVRAGAVPVSGDSGLHALRDRVAQLLANEAARDEAAQGAKEPAPELAAASYREQYVRWLLDYSGAAQWATQTERPLAIVADAGNGCAGLVLQELAAALPCRFVCRQMEPDGAFPHGVPNPLLPERRAATAAAVREAGADLGLAWDGDFDRCFFYDGEGNFIEGYYCVGLLAGELLRRFPGGKVVHDTRVYWNTREVVLAAGGTPIMGKTGHAFMKERLRAEDAVYGGEMSAHHYFRDFAYCDSGMLPWLLVLGLLRRTGRPLAELVAERMTRYPCSGEINRRVMDAPALMRQVRERYAPGALHEDSVDGVNLEFADWRFNLRMSNTEPLLRLNVETRGDRALLEDKTGELLRFLDAGGAAGA from the coding sequence ATGAATATCGATCTTTCCTGTTTCAAGGCCTACGACATCCGCGGCCGCGTGCCGGACGCGCTCAACGCTCCCCTGGCCCGCGCCCTGGGCCGCGCTGTGGCCGAAGTGCTCAACGCGCGTCGGGTTGTGCTGGGGCGGGACGCCCGGCTCTCCGGCCCCTTGCTGCGCGACGCCCTGGCCGCGGGCCTGCGCGAAGCCGGAGCGCAGGCGACGGACCTGGGCCTCTGCGGCACGGAAGAAATCTACTACGCCGCCGCCAACCATCCTTATGACGCAGGCGTGATGATCACCGGCAGCCACAACCCGGCGGACGAAAACGGCTTCAAAATCGTGCGCGCCGGGGCCGTGCCCGTCAGCGGGGATTCCGGCCTGCACGCCCTGCGCGACCGCGTGGCGCAACTGCTGGCCAACGAGGCCGCGCGGGACGAGGCCGCCCAGGGAGCGAAGGAGCCGGCTCCGGAACTGGCCGCCGCCTCCTATCGAGAACAGTATGTGCGCTGGCTGCTGGACTACAGCGGCGCGGCGCAGTGGGCGACGCAGACCGAGCGGCCGCTCGCCATCGTGGCCGACGCGGGCAACGGCTGCGCCGGGCTGGTTCTGCAGGAACTGGCCGCCGCCCTGCCCTGCCGGTTTGTCTGCCGTCAGATGGAGCCGGACGGCGCCTTCCCCCACGGGGTGCCCAATCCTCTGCTGCCGGAACGCCGGGCCGCCACGGCCGCGGCCGTGCGCGAGGCCGGGGCCGACCTGGGCCTGGCCTGGGATGGCGACTTTGACCGCTGCTTCTTCTACGACGGCGAAGGCAACTTCATCGAGGGCTATTACTGCGTGGGCCTGCTGGCCGGGGAGCTGCTGCGCCGCTTTCCCGGCGGCAAGGTGGTGCACGACACGCGGGTCTACTGGAACACCCGCGAGGTGGTCCTGGCCGCCGGGGGCACGCCCATTATGGGCAAGACAGGGCACGCCTTCATGAAGGAGCGCCTGCGCGCCGAAGACGCGGTTTACGGCGGCGAAATGAGCGCCCACCACTATTTTCGGGATTTTGCCTACTGCGATTCGGGCATGCTGCCCTGGCTGCTGGTGCTGGGGCTTTTGCGGCGCACGGGCCGCCCCCTGGCCGAGCTGGTGGCCGAGCGCATGACCCGCTACCCCTGCAGCGGCGAAATCAACCGCCGCGTGATGGACGCCCCGGCCCTGATGCGACAGGTGCGGGAGCGCTACGCGCCCGGCGCGCTCCACGAGGACAGCGTGGACGGCGTGAATCTGGAATTTGCAGACTGGCGCTTCAACCTGCGCATGTCCAATACCGAACCCCTGCTGCGCCTGAATGTGGAAACGCGCGGCGACCGCGCCCTGCTGGAAGACAAAACCGGCGAGTTGCTGCGGTTTCTGGACGCAGGCGGAGCTGCGGGGGCGTAG
- a CDS encoding mannose-1-phosphate guanylyltransferase/mannose-6-phosphate isomerase, producing the protein MPDIVPVILCGGSGTRLWPLSREAYPKQFVDLGEGRTLFKDTVARAAAVAPDAAPVIVCNEEHRFYVTAALYQCGVSGTVLLEPAPRNTAPAIALAALALTAAGADPCMLVLPSDHAIADANVFAAGVARAARLAAQGRIVTFGIAPTAPETGFGYIEQGAPLGEDGFAVARFAEKPDQATAAAMLAQGGYLWNSGMFLLRASVYLQELARCAPEMAAACRAAWEGHTNDGVFCRPDKDAFLAAPADSIDYAVMEHTTLAAVTPLATGWSDLGSWEAFYQAGAADAAGNVCAGDVLLEDAADCYCNATHRLLAVMGVRDLVVVETRDAVLVAPREQAQNVKKIVGRLQRAGRPECRQHPLVYRPWGSYETLALGGRFQVKRIVVNPGAELSLQMHHHRAEHWVVVSGTAEVTNGAEVRLYTENQSTYIPVGTRHRLKNPGVIPLVLIEIQSGSYLGEDDIVRFADVYGREDKRPRP; encoded by the coding sequence ATGCCGGACATTGTTCCCGTCATTCTCTGCGGCGGCAGCGGCACGCGGCTCTGGCCGCTTTCGCGCGAGGCCTACCCCAAGCAGTTTGTGGACCTGGGCGAAGGGCGCACCTTGTTCAAAGATACGGTGGCCCGCGCCGCCGCTGTGGCCCCGGACGCCGCGCCCGTTATCGTCTGCAATGAAGAACACCGCTTCTATGTGACCGCCGCCCTCTACCAGTGCGGCGTCAGCGGCACGGTGCTGCTGGAGCCCGCCCCGCGCAACACGGCCCCCGCCATCGCTCTGGCGGCCCTGGCCCTGACCGCCGCAGGCGCGGATCCCTGCATGCTGGTGCTGCCCTCAGACCACGCCATTGCGGACGCGAACGTCTTCGCGGCAGGCGTGGCGCGCGCCGCGCGTCTGGCCGCGCAAGGGCGCATCGTCACCTTCGGCATTGCGCCCACGGCCCCGGAGACGGGTTTCGGCTACATCGAACAGGGCGCGCCGCTGGGCGAGGACGGTTTTGCCGTGGCCCGCTTTGCGGAAAAGCCCGACCAGGCTACGGCCGCGGCCATGCTGGCCCAGGGCGGCTACCTGTGGAACAGCGGCATGTTCCTGCTGCGGGCCTCCGTCTATCTGCAGGAGCTGGCGCGCTGCGCGCCGGAGATGGCCGCGGCCTGCCGCGCCGCCTGGGAAGGGCACACAAACGACGGCGTATTCTGCCGGCCGGACAAGGACGCCTTTCTGGCCGCGCCCGCCGACTCCATTGACTACGCCGTCATGGAGCACACCACGCTGGCGGCCGTGACGCCGCTGGCCACGGGCTGGAGCGACCTGGGCTCCTGGGAGGCCTTTTATCAGGCCGGGGCCGCCGATGCGGCGGGCAACGTCTGCGCCGGGGACGTACTGCTGGAAGACGCCGCAGACTGCTACTGCAACGCCACCCACCGGCTGCTGGCCGTTATGGGCGTGCGCGATCTGGTGGTGGTGGAAACGCGGGACGCCGTGCTGGTGGCCCCGCGGGAGCAAGCGCAGAACGTCAAAAAAATCGTGGGCCGTCTGCAGCGCGCCGGGCGGCCGGAATGCCGCCAGCATCCGCTGGTCTACCGGCCCTGGGGCAGCTACGAGACCCTTGCCCTGGGCGGGCGTTTTCAGGTCAAGCGCATTGTGGTCAATCCCGGCGCGGAGCTCTCCTTACAGATGCACCACCACCGCGCCGAACACTGGGTGGTGGTCAGCGGCACGGCCGAGGTCACCAACGGCGCGGAGGTGCGCCTTTACACGGAAAACCAGTCTACCTATATTCCTGTGGGAACCCGGCACCGGCTCAAAAACCCCGGCGTCATCCCCTTGGTGCTCATTGAGATCCAGTCCGGCTCCTATCTGGGTGAGGACGACATTGTGCGCTTTGCGGACGTCTACGGCCGCGAGGACAAACGTCCGCGGCCATGA
- the gmd gene encoding GDP-mannose 4,6-dehydratase, with the protein MKKALITGITGQDGAYLAEFLLHKGYEVHGIKRRASLFNTDRIDHLYQDPHAQERRFILHYGDLSDSSNLVRIMQEVRPDEVYNLAAQSHVQVSFESPEYTADVDALGALRLLEAIRIAGLTETTRFYQASTSELFGLVQEVPQTEKTPFYPRSPYACAKLYAYWITVNYREAYGLYACNGILFNHESPIRGETFVTRKITRALARMVLGLQDCCYLGNLNAKRDWGHARDYVEMQWLMLQQDAPEDFVIATGRQFSVRDFVNAAAAEMGLSLTWQGAGVEETGTLAAVDQDRLRRAAGDRQGLECRLKPGDVIVRVDPRYFRPTEVETLLGDPAKAKQKLGWEPRTSFEDMVAEMAREDLSLSMRDALCRVAGFRTFSHNE; encoded by the coding sequence ATGAAAAAAGCGCTGATCACCGGCATCACCGGCCAGGACGGGGCCTACCTCGCGGAATTTCTGTTGCACAAGGGCTATGAGGTGCACGGCATCAAGCGCCGGGCCTCGCTCTTCAATACGGATCGCATCGACCACCTCTATCAGGATCCGCACGCCCAGGAGCGCCGCTTTATCCTGCACTACGGGGATCTGAGCGACTCCAGCAACTTGGTTCGCATCATGCAGGAAGTGCGGCCCGACGAGGTTTACAACCTGGCCGCCCAGAGCCACGTGCAGGTCTCCTTTGAATCGCCGGAATACACGGCGGACGTGGACGCCCTGGGCGCGCTGCGCCTGCTGGAGGCCATCCGCATCGCCGGGCTCACGGAGACCACGCGGTTCTATCAGGCCTCCACTTCCGAGCTGTTCGGCCTGGTGCAGGAGGTGCCGCAGACGGAAAAGACGCCGTTCTATCCGCGCTCGCCTTACGCCTGCGCCAAGCTCTACGCCTACTGGATCACGGTCAACTACCGCGAGGCCTACGGCCTGTACGCCTGCAACGGCATCCTGTTCAACCACGAGTCTCCCATCCGGGGCGAGACCTTCGTCACCCGCAAGATCACCCGCGCCCTGGCCCGCATGGTTCTGGGGCTGCAGGATTGCTGCTACCTGGGCAACCTCAACGCCAAGCGAGATTGGGGCCACGCCCGCGACTATGTGGAAATGCAGTGGCTTATGCTGCAGCAGGACGCGCCGGAGGATTTTGTCATCGCCACGGGGCGGCAGTTTTCGGTGCGGGATTTCGTCAACGCGGCGGCGGCGGAAATGGGCCTCAGCCTGACCTGGCAGGGCGCGGGCGTGGAGGAAACGGGCACGCTGGCCGCTGTGGATCAGGATCGTCTGCGCCGGGCCGCCGGCGACCGCCAGGGCCTGGAATGCCGCCTCAAACCCGGCGACGTCATCGTGCGGGTGGACCCGCGCTACTTCCGCCCCACAGAGGTGGAAACCCTGCTGGGTGATCCGGCCAAGGCCAAGCAGAAGCTGGGCTGGGAGCCCAGAACCAGCTTTGAGGACATGGTGGCGGAAATGGCCCGCGAAGACCTGAGCTTAAGCATGCGCGACGCCCTCTGCCGGGTGGCGGGCTTCAGAACCTTCAGCCACAATGAGTAG